Genomic DNA from Theileria equi strain WA chromosome 4 map unlocalized gcontig_1105316255033, whole genome shotgun sequence:
AATCGCACAAGCTTTAAAAGCTTTATTTGAtaagaatattttatatttgctGGAAAAGGTTTCTTGTGAGTCAATGGGTAAACTTTTTGACTTTCTCATGACTCGTTTGATAATGCATCCCTCAATGGAAGTGTCTACAACAGCAGTCCACGCGTGCTCCCTCATTCTCCGCAGGGTTACCTCGGCAAAGTTTAAAAGAAGAGAGGATCTAAAGCTAACATGGTTAGATTATAAGAAGTTATTATTGTGTCTATTTGTCAAGAGTCTCAAGTTGGGAAACGTACCACTTCAAGAGAAATTTCTGGAAACAAAACCCTTTACATGTCTAGATGGTATTATCGCAAATATTACAAATGGAACCATTGTTAATAGTGGCAGTTGGATTGATTTGCTTTTTAGGTATTATATTATTGACGATGAACTCTGTATTGGTCAAAtgaaaaattttgaagCACGCTTTGCAGCCCTCAGATCgagtattttacaaacCACATCTCTAGTATCTGTAATAAGTTCTGGGTTTATGTCTGTAGTCATAAAGACAATTTCAGAGGTGTTTATTTCAATTAGTTCTCGGTTTTCAAGCATTGAATCTTGTAACGGGGGTATCTGTACAATTTATCAATCGCATGAAAAGCAATTACACTGGTTATGCGAACAATATGTACTGTATGATGGTATACTGTTCCTTTTTGAATCGGCGATATTTAGGTTGCGTAGTGCGACCATTGATGCCACAGGAAATGCAGATGCTAAGAATCCAGACTGGATGCAAGTCAGCAATTATGCGTCAGGAATACCAGTGGAAATTCTTTCAAAGGATATGATATTGCCAAATGAGTTTTGGATAAATAATGCACTTGGTTTTACACTGCAAGCATTAGGCATGAGGCTACCCAATGCACATGGCTCTTTGCTTGAAATTAGGAGATTAGACATGATATCAACATCATCTATTTTACTCCTTTATAATGCAGAACCCataaaaaatgttttagaaTTTGTTGTTTCACTCATACTTCAAGACATGTCATCATCAAATGTTACAATGACTCACAAATGTGCCCTTCAGACACTAGTTTCTCTATGCAAAAATTGTTGTAATATAATGCCTCCATATGTAGAGCCAATTGTTTCTAGGATTCGCGAATGTTTGTTGGTTGTAACTTCGGATTCAGCCAAGGATTTGTTGCTCGAATCTCTAGTATCCCTAATATCTTGCTTTCGCAACTTTGAAACGCAACGGAGATTATCGCTGGATGTTATATCCCCCTATTTGGAAGAGATTTATACTGTTTCCAAGTTTGTGACGGATATTTCTCCAGAAGCTGAATCTCTTAAAATTTTCCAATATctatttggaaatgtttttAACGAAGTTTCTAGTTCGGATAAACGCAAATCACTGCATAGGGTGATAACAATGGCGTATTCCATTATAAAGAGATCATTTATTCCAGTTAAAACCCTGGATGGATCAAGTGGAAAGTTTAGACACCCGCTACAAGATAGCTTTCCACAGCTTCTTCCAGCTGTACTAAAGATTTTGACTTCTCTTATTGGAATGTGGAGTCCGAGTTTTTTCGCAAGGGATGAATGGAGGAAAGCTGTATTGAGCCCGGgtgaggatgaatggttgtctTTACAAGGATTCAATGAAGCCATCGCTACAGACAGCAACTTGGGGACAATTGTGGAGTCAGTCTTTCATATACCCAAGGATACAGATGCTGAGTCTGTGAGATCTTGCAGGAGATATACATATATAATAAGGCAAGCTGCCTTGAGGCTATGTGGTGAAGTCCTTTCGCACTTGTGCTCATCTCAAGGGCGTCAAGTTGATGATATGATTGAAAGGACTCTTATAGAACCATTAAAATGGAGTACATTGTCACACATTTCCCAAATTATCCGTTTTGCTTTAATTCCCGCGGGGCTTTCCATAAGAAATATGATTCCTCAACTTTTGAACTTGATATCTGAACGCataaatggtgaatggaaggCCTTAAATAGACTGAGGAATCTTGTCATAAAATCTGATGCAGCTTCAGAGGGGTCAGAATCTAGGATACTTCATCTATACTACCTTCGCGTATACGCCTGTATAGAAGCTGGGCTTCAATTGTTATCTTTAACCGTGTCGATTTTGCAGCCTAAAAAGAACAAGGCTTTAACGAGAAACATTGATCTGCTAACGGGCAATGATTCCATAGCAAGCAGTgtttttgtacatttagACTCCATTGGAAGTAATGATTCTAGTGGAAACTTCCAGTCAgataatttggaaattgAAATGTTCGATGTATCTAgtgaaaatattttaaatagaAGCGATTTTGTGCACTCGATGCTCTCCTGTCTATCATGTGCTGTCTGCTGGCCACACTGCAGAACTATTGTTGAATCGCTAAGAATAATGAGAATATATTCGAAGCTCGTACCAAAGCTCGATCAAAAGACTATAAAGCTTGCAATTGGCTTCATATCGGAACTTCTTGTCTTTCTCATATCACAACTGACTATCCAGAGAACTTTTGATCCAATGAATCTTGGAAGTAACAGTGGAATAGCGAGCTCGTACCAAATCTTTTGGTCCAACACTAAGAGCGGTGGCAACAATTACATTAaggaatttgtaaatacaATGTGTTCGCTCTACGAGGCCCTGGTCAAGTGCTTCCCTCAAATGACTGAAACTCTAACAGAGGACGGTATCGACGTTCAAAAGTTGCTGCAGTTTCAACAAGTCGTGGAATCCATACGGTTGCTTACTCCCTTTTTGCAGGAGCAAGATTGTCTGGTGTTTCTGCGCAGTGTGATCACGCAAAATTCTACAGAGTCCCGCACACTCTTGAAACGTGCCCTCGAGGAGACTCTACAGGTTCGTTGCTCCATACATTAATCTGAATTTTACAGAACTCTGGATCCCTCGCCAAAAAGTTGCTGCAACTATCAAGCTCCCTGGAGACAAAATCGGCAAAAGGTTTGTTTCATATAAAAAACTCAATGTGTGCAGAAATCGAAATTATCGACGGCGAAGATTCGGAGGATTGCATCTTTGGTAGCGACATACTTTACCTACTGCTGGAATAGCGGCCGCCCCCACAAGTGGACCCTTTGGATCCAATCTCCTAATTTTTTCTCATATACCATCATGGTGCTAAAATCTTGTACTTATTGTGGATCCCAGGATCTTGAGAGTGTAAAGCACCTGGGAGAACTGGTGTGCCAGGACTGTGGCGCCGTCCTACAGGAGAACACAGTCCTCGAGGACCTCCAGTATTCCGAAAACAGACTTGGAAGCAGCACTTTGGTTGGTCAATTTATACCAGTATCTGGGATAAGGCCTGGAACCCTGTCTTCAGGATCTCTGCCAAGCCGTGATCATGTACTCAAACGTGGCTGTGATAATATCGAACGTATCGCATTACGCCTTAATTTGTCACCGGAGCACATTAATAAGGCACAGGCCATCTATAAATTGGCCGTACAGAGAAATTTTACAATGGGCAGGAACAATCTACACGTTGCATCGTGCTGTCTTTATACAGTATGTAGACGTGAGAAAACTCCACACCTATTAATCGACTTCTCGGACATTTTACAAACGCCAGTAAAGACAATCGGACAAATTTTCATGAAACTCGTGCGTATGTTGCACATT
This window encodes:
- a CDS encoding conserved hypothetical protein (encoded by transcript BEWA_014310A), which gives rise to MITADILNAVFAAQDGNLNATQMLHGLVETEEGCKEHELSQKLSLSYELLHSLVSLSDTTTNELIVQFITNSGVSATKEKYTECVNILRFYGYTLLVKFVENNWHLIPDNFKLRCKMDVERLFSNNQLEPTVVSEYTSLVNQKAAQYVSTIAVREWPSEWREFILLCINSINSLFVKYGAESKNNKQVLNEILIFGGIVSEISVEIKDCMDLTILHKRRIQISNMLKSHICDIFVTIHRIIILGIVSTNDNLMSMIITIFHNISCILDGFIFIEFDVDEFLVNNIGGANHSDIMQTISNICVDIAHKKLKNVVMPQEFDISDEKLYVPKLDRFIQNLVRIGECMSIDCDFDTTLQQLQIAQALKALFDKNILYLLEKVSCESMGKLFDFLMTRLIMHPSMEVSTTAVHACSLILRRVTSAKFKRREDLKLTWLDYKKLLLCLFVKSLKLGNVPLQEKFLETKPFTCLDGIIANITNGTIVNSGSWIDLLFRYYIIDDELCIGQMKNFEARFAALRSSILQTTSLVSVISSGFMSVVIKTISEVFISISSRFSSIESCNGGICTIYQSHEKQLHWLCEQYVLYDGILFLFESAIFRLRSATIDATGNADAKNPDWMQVSNYASGIPVEILSKDMILPNEFWINNALGFTLQALGMRLPNAHGSLLEIRRLDMISTSSILLLYNAEPIKNVLEFVVSLILQDMSSSNVTMTHKCALQTLVSLCKNCCNIMPPYVEPIVSRIRECLLVVTSDSAKDLLLESLVSLISCFRNFETQRRLSLDVISPYLEEIYTVSKFVTDISPEAESLKIFQYLFGNVFNEVSSSDKRKSLHRVITMAYSIIKRSFIPVKTLDGSSGKFRHPLQDSFPQLLPAVLKILTSLIGMWSPSFFARDEWRKAVLSPGEDEWLSLQGFNEAIATDSNLGTIVESVFHIPKDTDAESVRSCRRYTYIIRQAALRLCGEVLSHLCSSQGRQVDDMIERTLIEPLKWSTLSHISQIIRFALIPAGLSIRNMIPQLLNLISERINGEWKALNRLRNLVIKSDAASEGSESRILHLYYLRVYACIEAGLQLLSLTVSILQPKKNKALTRNIDLLTGNDSIASSVFVHLDSIGSNDSSGNFQSDNLEIEMFDVSSENILNRSDFVHSMLSCLSCAVCWPHCRTIVESLRIMRIYSKLVPKLDQKTIKLAIGFISELLVFLISQLTIQRTFDPMNLGSNSGIASSYQIFWSNTKSGGNNYIKEFVNTMCSLYEALVKCFPQMTETLTEDGIDVQKLLQFQQVVESIRLLTPFLQEQDCLVFLRSVITQNSTESRTLLKRALEETLQNSGSLAKKLLQLSSSLETKSAKEIEIIDGEDSEDCIFGSDILYLLLE